A stretch of DNA from Lepus europaeus isolate LE1 chromosome 11, mLepTim1.pri, whole genome shotgun sequence:
TGGCTGCAAGAGCGCGGCTGAGTCACTCGCTCAGCCATCTGTTTAACAAGGGTAATGGCACGTACCAAAGGTGGCTTTGATGATTCAGCCAGATTAAGGCAATGCTGCCCGTGAAACGCAGGgcgggcctggcacacagcaagacCTCAGAAAAGGTCAGCGCCTCCTCGCTCCCGGGCCGAACTTCCTCTTCTCCCAGCCACTCGTGGCCAAGTTCAGTGAAGCGGAAGTAAGCCCCAAACAGACCTGGGTTCCATCCCAACTCATTTCTCGAGGTTACTCAGCCTCggttttcttcatctgcaaaatgggcacGACTCTCTCGAGGCTGATGGGAATGTTTGGAATGATGGATTTGATGGATACAGGTTTTCTTCCCGGAGGTCACCATTAACCCATCAGCATCCACTTCACCTTGCACTTCATGGTACCTGTTTGCATGCCTATGCCAGTCAACTTACAGCCCCACTCAGGGAGTCTGGACCAGAAGCCCGAGGCCAGACCACCTTCACCAGCTGAGCCACCGACTGTGTTCATCCTCACAGCCTCCGTGCTTAGGTTGTAGGTGGCCCCAGGCCCCCTGCCCCAGAGGGCAGGTTGAACAAGGCTGGAATCGCACAATGACTGTTAAAGACACTGTAGGGAGCCAGGGCTCCTGTCTGAGGCTGACAGTGAATACAGGACTTGGAGCGTAACTCAAAGTCTACCGGAAAGATGTATCATGAGAAAACCACGCGTGGCTATCCAAAGTtctgacaccaaaataaacatatatatttggaaggcagagtgacagagggagatcttccacacacttgttcactccccaaatgtctacaacagccagtgccGAGCCAGTcccgactgaagccaggaactccatccaggtctccagtccttgggccaccatctgccgcctcccaggccccttagtaagaagctggattggaagtgcggaatgggcagggagggaagcaggctcTGCCTCATGGGCTGCGGGCAGCAGAGCCTCTGTGCCCATGTCGGCCTCTAGACTTCGCAGTTCActccatttccccacaaacttcCCGATGTATCAACAAAGAGGAAACTGGCACAACGACCCTTCTGGAAGCCAGTGAAAACGCGAGCCTTAAAGACGCAGGAGGCCCCGGCCGGACGACCCCACCCCCTGAGGGTTTGTAGTAAGAAACCCAGAGGGGGTGAGGAGGTACAGGGCCTTCACCGCAGGGGTGAGCGGGAAACCCAAAGGAACCGGGATGAGCCGAGGGCCTGCGGTGCACACCATTCAGAGGCAGACACAGTGATCGCAAGAacaggaagcaaaaaaaaaagtagcaaaagaAAACACCAAATGTAACTCTCTGCGTTTGGGAAAGAATTTGCTTTATACATTCCTGAGTTGAAGcatacattcttttttacagTATGAAAAAGGAAACAGTAAGAGAGAGATTTAAACACGTCCGACGTCAGCGActctatcttttttgtttttctttgtgtccCTGTTCTGCacctttttaatgaaaaaatataccACTGTGCATTTTGCTTTGGGACCAAAAATATCCAAACTTAGTTATCAGGTTAGATGCCCCACGAGAAAAGCCATTGTATAAACAAAAATGAAGcgtcccctcacccccaccccgccccgccctaaGCAGCTTTTCTAGAATTCATCTTAGAAAGCTCAATGGCCTACTGGACTCAAAAGAAGCCATCCCCCACAAAAttgtataaaaagatttattgaaattTATCAATGACAAACAGACATAAAACTCAAAGTTTGGCTCTTCCGAGGGGCGAGAAAAAACCTGGGATGGAACATGGGGTTAGGAGGCAACATCActtctaaagccaggaacctgtggTTACTTCCCACCCCCAGCTAGGTAAGAAAATACAACTTTGCATTAGTTTTTCCGTGCTCGGGtgtatgaaaaaaaacaaaaaaaacaaaaaaacaaacccacaaaCCAAAACCCAAACCCCAGCGACATGCAGTGACACCTCCCGTGCTCCGGCCGGTGACGGAGGCAGACACGTGGAAGGACGTGGTCGTTTTCGTAAAACCAGGCGTGCTAACATCTCACAGAACCTGACaggacagttttttctttttccttaagaaCAGGCTGACGCTGCAGGGTTTCTGTCTTCTCCTCTCATGTTCATCGTCAAATCCGGTTTACTTGTAACTCAAAAATACGCCCGCTGCTCTCACATCCCGGCCCGTGGCTCCCAGGAGGCCCCGCAGCATCCTCTCTGCAGACACGGGGAAGCCCGCCACCATCTGCgaaggggtgggaggggcggAAGAGGGAGGCGAGACGGGGCAGAGTCCCCGGACCCGTGCCAAGGTCCACCCGCCTGCAGATTGCTATGTACAAACCAGGGCACCCCGTGCCCCGAGCAGACCCAAGAAATGCAGAAATCACATGGCCCAGAGCAAGAGTTGAGGACGCCGCCGCGGGCTCGGGGTGCGTACACCGAGGGTACGGGGCAGGTTGTGTACTCAGCTGATGCACTGACAGGGACAAAaccagacacagaggcagagtagGGGAAAAGAACATAAAGAGTGGCAGTAAAAATAGTCTTTTATTccaccccgcccgcccgccccccgccccccacggcCCCCGGACACTCATCCCCTCTCGTTCCCACAGCAACAGttacaatcagaaaaaaataagtttcaggGGGCAGGAtttggaggaggggggaggggataCGGGTAAAAACAGTCAGATCACGACAGGAATCGTTCAAAGTCGGGATTCCGCTCAGTCGTCCTCGTCTCCCTCGTCTTCCGGCTCTCGTTTCCGCTTCtgacccctctcttcctctgcaaGGGTACAGAGAAGGCGCTCCGTTAGCTCCGCCCCCGCCTCAACCCACCCGCCGCGCATCCCGGACCCCCCTGCGGTCACGGCCAAGGCCAGGCTGCAGGAGCTTGAGAGCAAAGGACTGTCGTACCACCgccgtcttcctcctcctcctcctccacctccccgtCGTTGTAACCTTCTTCGTCCTCCTAGGAGAAAACACGGACACCAAGGACGTGAGGGGCGGCACAGGCTCTGGATCAGTTCTGGACCGAGGACCCGTTTGAGCATCTGCATGAGGCTCcgagctccccacccccaaacgTGCCAACAGCTTCCGGGGGGCGGTGGAGTCTACAGCCCCGGTTAGGGCCACGGGATCTGCAGTCCTCGGAGGGAGAGGTGGCTTCCCGTCGAAGCAGACTCCGGGTTGTGCCAAACAGCCCAGCCTTTCTTTCACCTGTCCTCGATCGAGTCGTGGCTTCCAGGGGAGACCCGCCGTCTGCAGGTCCAGCCTCCCCCTCTCCAGCCCCTGAGGCCACCACCCTCCGGCTGGGGAGTCAGCCAGGGGCGTGGCTCCGCGGCTGCACCACACCCCTGGGTGGTGAGCCCTGGTCCTCAGCCTCAGGCAGTCCCTGGCTGCAAAGCTCTTGGGACAGATTTCTTTATGCGAAGGGTAACACACGCTTCTGCACTGTCACCAGCTAGCACCCTCGCCTGTCTGCCTGCTgagctctgtgtgtgcctgtgtgtgcgtgatgcgtgcgtgcgtgtgtgcacacgcgcTACCCTTCCCTGGAAGCTGGAAACATGCCGACGGTCAGTGAGACCACAGCAGCAAAACAAGCTTGCACGCTACCGCGCCCGTGACAGGAAGGGCAAGGCCACCGGCCCAGCGCTCAGCACGGCTTACGGCCCtgttctggggggaggggagagaagctgCCTGTACCCAGGGAGACGACAACGCAGTGGGAGAACAAGCTGGACCAGGCCCCCTCCCAGTGGCTTTTCTCTGCTCCAGCTGGCTTCTCCTAAGCtcgggctgtgctgggctgtgctggCCGGGAGACCCTGGCTCAGTGAGCGTGGGCCATGGCGCATGTCCGCAATCTCCATGGAGGGccaggaaatgggggggggggggtgagaggcGGGGCATAGGGGACACAGAGGCACCTGTTCCTGCCATTATCCCATTAAACCTTTCCAGGTTCAACTTTTGCAATTATCTAGAGCTGATGGAGAGAGTTCTAAGCAAGCTACAGAGAGACCGAGAACATCCAAACAGAACGCCCGGGGCACGGGGCCAGCAGCTTGGAGGGCCTCAGTGATCTGGTCTCTGAGCAGCCTACTCACAGCTCCTCATCAGGCTCCTTTCCTTGCGATGGAGGGACAGGCTCAGAAAGGCCACGTGGCAGCTCCAGGGACACACCGCTGGTTGGCGGTGGGGCGGGGAGCACCCCCTGACCATGCTCTCAGCCCCTGCGCTCTGCCACCTCCTCGTGCCTGTGGGTACCAGCCACACCTCCAGGCACGGTCTTACAGGGGAGGGCGCCCCTCTCACTTGGGCTGGGTCCTCTGCTGCTCGCTAGTGTGAGGAGTCTCTGATTTCCCCAGCACAGGGGAGTCTGGGTGCTCTGAGCATCTTAATTAACACAAGAAGGCGAAAAAGGGGGGCAGGGActctgccagacccctccccccagcagatgAGACCCTACCTGCAAcatcctctcccccacccccaagccaaCCCCCTCCAAACCAGCCCAGCAAGTCTCAGCGTCCTCCCCCTGCCCGAGCGAGGGAGCAAAagggcgccccgccccgcctcctcacctcctcctctgcACTCACGTCCTCCTCttcaccctcctcttcctcctcctcgtcctcctcgtcTTCCACTACCTGAGCATCTTCGtcaaacagctcctctgtgcgaGCGGAACGGGGCACGCGAACAGAACTGGCAGTGAGCCGGCTGCCCCTCACCCAGTCCAGGCCCAGGCAGGTGGGCTGGGGGTCTGCAGTGCAGGGGGCCCCatgacctcccccaccccccaagcccAAAGGCCCAGTGCTCTAACTGTCgaggaagcagagccgggatGATGGCCCCAGCCCGTGGCATCTGGAACATGGGCCGTGCTCCCAAGGTTCCCGACGCTGCAGGAGCGTCATGGAGGCTGAGGCCATGGCGAAATCGGCAGCTCAGACCAACAGCTGCCCGGCCCGGTTCCTCGCCCTAACTGCGAGAAATCCGAGGCACGCTGGACCCAGTCAAGGGCACACACGGAGTCACCACGGAGCAGGACCTGATACTGGCTCACAAAGTACCCCACCTCTCTCGGGGCCCTTCTGCCCCATCCCAagatcccccccccaccccggcaaaCAGGGCTACTGAGACTCTTCAAAACACTGCCACCTAACAGGGGTACCCAACCTTGTGTCTGAACGATGTGCCAAGTGGCTCAAGGCTCGGCACCTGCAGGGAAGCTGCCGGCAGTGGGAGGCTTGCCCTCTTTGCCTTCTTTCCCTTCCAGAAGCTTCTGCCTGCTGGCAGGACTGCCAGggagccctgcagcccctcccacccccgcccccttcccagtcccaggaGCCCAAGAGCCAGTTCCCATCCTGTGGGCTGCAGCCACCAgggggcccccggcccctccaaCTCTGGACCTCCTCTCCATGAAGGCATGCCTAAAAGGGACCAGGCTGCACCCTACCCAGCGCCAACCCCTGGGACCCCCACCCTGAGGGGCTGCCAAAGGCCGGAGGCGTactgcagagagacacagaggaccgTCTTCCCTGCATGCTTTGCTAAAGGGACAGAAATGGAAGTGATGCAGTGAGCTGGTTTCCAGGGAGTGACTGCAGCTGTGGGCTCTGCAGTGCCTCTCTGAGCCAGACTAGGGACTTGGGCAAGGGCAGCTGACAGCCCCACGCCCCCCACAGGTGGGAGCTGGATCTGGCGCccccctcacccagccccagcgcTGCAAAGCAAGGAGGACCCTGCAGCTCCGGGCCTCCCTGCCCAGCACTCACcgtcctcatcctcctcctcgtcctcgtcCTCCTCGTCGTCGTCCAGGCCCTCCACGTAGCCCTCGGCATCCGAGTCCGAGGCCTCCTTGTCGTCCCGGTCGTAGCCGTCCAGGTACGTGAGCTGCGGGAGGAGCTCGAACACGTTTTCCCGGTAGTCGTTCAGGTTGGTCACCTCGCAGTTGAAAAGGTCTAAGCTCTTGAGGTTTTCTAACTTTTTCTGCAGGTGGCAAAATGGAGTCGACGGTGAGCTATTTGCAGGAGGTGGGACGGGGCAGGACAGGGGGCAAACAGGTGGGGatgccaggccaggagcctgtgTGGGCAGCCCGAGGCTCGCAGGTGACAAGGAAACCCTGGTCGGACTCGGCTGGGCCATGGTCTTCACCCAGGCTCCTCAGCCCTGACTTGTGGGCCTCAGTTtgttcatctggaaaatggggagtTGGACTCGAGAATGGGTAAAGCCGCAACCACTGCTCACACTTTAATTTTGCAAGCGCAGGTTTTGCCTGAAGAGTGACTGGCTGGACGTGACGCTGGGGCTGTCTTGGAGCCCCAGCCAGGaaatctgctgcctgccctgggactacagaggcagagggggaagaACAGGTACCAGAGctaacacacacactcctgcctctCCTAGCGACCATGGTGTGGGCAGGGAACACGGCACCTTGTGGATGAAGCCTGGTGTCCTTCCACCCCTGTACAACTGTGTACAACTCGTTTTGAAGATGCGGGAAGAGTACAGAACCGGGGCTtatagcctggctcagccctgcgctctccctgcctgcaacacaggcaccACGTGGGTGACAGCTGATGCGCGCCGAGGAAGCAcagccccccccgggggggggggcacagggcCACAAGCACCAGGGCTGCCTCTTCTCTGACTTCTGCCCCACTCAGCCCATCCCAGAATGGGTCCCTGTGCTGGCGGTGGCCCCCGCTGAGCAGGGAGCCGCTGTCCCGTGTGCAGGTTATGGGCCCTCTGACACCTTGGGCTTGAGGCCTGGGTGGTTCTCAGCAGGGAAGAAGGGCCGCAGGGAGGTCTGGGCTGTGGTCTGTGCGGGTGAGCCCCACACCCTCCACCCAGAACATCTCCCAGCCCCCGTGAGGTCAGCGCAACACAACACACTGACCCCAGGGTGGAGAAGCTACtgggggagggacagacagatctcTAATGGTGAGCAAAGCAGCGTTTTACAAGGCTTTTATctacccatcccctgtcccagccctCAAACACACAACACAGAACTTCAAGGTCTCCTCCTCTTCTAATGAAATGACGAGATCAAAAACTTCCCAGATGACAAAACTTCGGCTTCTCCTCCGAGATCACCGAGAGAGCTCAGAAGGACTTCCGGGGCAAGCCACGTTCTAGGCTCACCCACCACTCCCGAGAGACCAGGTTTCCCGACTGGCGTGGATAACGGAGCcggctccaggcctggctgccaccaccaccaccaccacgctgGCACTGGGGCAGCCTGCAGAACACGTCCACCCCGGGGTTCTCGGTCAGCACTGCCCCATCTCACGCCACTCACAGTCGCCAGCCTCAGGCCACAGACCCGAGATGCACACAGGGGTCCCCCTCCCCAGTGAGCTGAATTCCTGCACGACTCTTTCTCATCCCAATCAGGGCAAAAGGCCACGCCCGGGCCGAGGAAATGACAGCTCAGGTTTCCAGAGCTGAGCAGGAATTACAAGGGGAAGCACAGGACCGGGAAGCAAGGTCACGGTCACGGTCTGGCCATGCCACCTCGGCACGGCCCTCCGGGCCTCGGTTACTCTGCAGACAAAGCAGCAACCAAAGCTCCGATTCCACCTCGTGGCCCATCGCCAGAGTCACAGGGATTCAGTGGAAGGAAGAACATTCCAGAGTCACCGGGCCAACGCCTCCCGCCGCCCGCCTCCCCGATGACTTACCAGGGGCTCTATCGTGCTGAGGTCTTTAATTTTGTTGCCGCTTAAATTTAGATGTGTGAGGTTCGGACACTTTTCTGCCAACACGTCCAGGCCCCCCGAGATTCTGTTATCGCTTAGTTCGAGCTGAacgaggcagggagagacaaagcAGAAGCGGCTTTCACGTGAGGGCTCGTGGGGGGCCCCCCCCTCTGTCCCGCACGCTACGGGCAAAGCAGCGGCCGCCTCCTCCCGCCGCCCGCCCGGCTTGCCACGCACCACCACTCACCTTCTTGAGTTTGTTTAACTTTGGTAAGTTTGCAACTGACACGAGGCCGACGTTGATTGTACTTAAGAACTCCAGCTCCTCAAACTCATCTGTCAGGCCCTCGATTTTGCCTTCATTCGACCGGCAGTTGTCCAGCACAAGCTCTTTCACCTGGAAGGCAAGCGCCGGTGGGCATGGGGGAGGGGCGCTGGGGGGGCACCACCACGGCACCAGGACGCCCCCTGCCGCCCCGCCTCTTCCTGATCACGGCCCTGTTTGCCTCTGCCCACCCTGACTTTTCTGCCTGTGGCAACACTAAGGCAAGAGGAGCCCTGGGGTGGACAGAGCAGGACTGGGGGTGACCGAAGCCTCACGGGGGACTAACCTGCTGGGTCCTGCTGCCCTTGGCGAGGTGGCCGATGGTCTCATTCCAAACCCTGCAGTCCCCAGCTCCCCACCAGCTCCAGCCACATGGTTAAGGGGAACCCTAGGCCGTGCTGCACTGCCCAACCCCAGCCTGACCacttcccacccctgcccactTCCCCCCAGCCAGGAGGCCAGCTGCCTGCTCCCTACCCTCGGCTCCCACCTTCCTCTCACCTCCACGTGTCCACTCCTGCCAGCAGGGagaggctgcccccacccccacctggctTTCGTCACCGCAGTCACCTGCCTGGCCCGCCCTGTGGGACCCTCCTGCCTGTAGACCAGCGCCATCCAAGAGAACTCCTCGAGGATGGGAAGGTTCTGTACTGTGCCTGCCACGTGTGGCCACGGAGCCACGGAGCTTCTAGTTTcactcattttaattaatttaggtGTGCAGAGAGGAAGCTCACATGCCTGGCGGGGCCGCATCAAAACGGCGAGGCTGGCAAAACCCCCAAGTCTGCCTTCGGAGGCGCCTCTGCGGCCCCAGCTGTTCCTTTCCCAACTCTATCCCGAATTTGGGTCCTAATCCTTTATCTCTAACGAGGTAGGAAGAACCAACCAGAGGCAGACTTGGCTGCAGGTGAAACCGCAGGCTTGAGAGAAGAGGGTGACCGCGGGGGAGGAGCACCAAGTCTCCAGCCCGAAGTGACCCTGGGGGTCGGGTCAGCAAGGGCGCCTGGGCGCCTACAGCCGGCTCAGTTATCCACGCCAATCggctgcttgggaaacctggcCTCTCGGGGGTGGAGGGGGTGTTGGGCCAGGTTAAAAGTGACTGCTCCTGGCTGCACCTGGTGCTCAGCCCTGCCAGGACACAGCACCCCAACCTGACCACCATGCAGCCTGCCTCCAGCTGCGAGGCCTGAGCTCTCAGGACGGTTCATGCCATACAGGCACGTCCTCCATGCAAGCTCCAAAGAGCCTTCTCTCCTCCCGGATAATCAGATAGGCCTTGTCCAGGGCTGACCCTGCCCCTCTGAGCGGGCCTGCCTTGCTCCTTCCCTATGCCACTGGGCTGAAGAGATGAGAACAGTGtccccccaggccacagctgcgCGAGCCCAGGcggaggagctggggccaggtctGCTCCAGAGCCCTGAGGGGCCCTGCAGCTGTCCTGACTCTGTCCTTCCCTGGTGGACGGATGACTGCTGCTCTGCCCGGGACAGCAGCTCCCTCCCAAAGCCAACAAGccctcagcccaggcctggccaccacGCCCACCTTCCTGTTACATCTGGGAGGGGAAGTCCACTTCCCAGGGGAGCCCAGATGTCTAGGTCGAGCCACCTTCTCAAGGTCACCAGCAAGAGTGCCTGGGAAAAGATGCTGGGAGGCCTTCTCCCCCAGGCAGGAGAGCCCTACAGCGCCAGCAAGCCAGGCTTTAGGGGACGCAGCAAAGAGAGGGGCAGTGCCCACTGCGGGAGGGGACCCACCCTCTGTTTTTGCTTTAGTAACTGGCTTCCCTGGGAATTCCCGAATCTCCActacagaaagacaaagatgCGCAGAGAGGCCAGGCCACCCTGGAACACTGCGCACACGGTTCTCCTAGAGGTCAAGGGCTTCTCCCCTTACTGCCACTAGCCAAGGAGAGGAGGCTGAGgatgggcggggcaggggggacAGCTCTCCCTGCAGAGGCACAGCGCTGCCTGCcacccctgcctgcagcctgcctgggacTTCCAGGGCTGACCAGgtcagtccctggctcctggcacccaccCAGGCTGCTGATCACTCCTCTGGGGGGCCTGTGTACAAGCCACCACTGCTAATGTCTTTACTAAAAATGATCATTAGATCATCAGGCCTACTTGAAGtgcttgacacacacacacacacacacacacggtctcaTTCAATCACTCCATGGAGTAGTCACGGGACACCCTCTCCAACTCAGCCTCACCAGCACTGCCTACCCTAGCATGCCAGGACACAGCCAGAGCAGGGTGCCCGTGTGGTTGGTGTTGGCCACCAGCTGAGGAGGGCCCCCAGAGGGCTTCTCGGATGTTCTTGTGCAGACAGGGCACCTGCTCTCCTGGACGCTCCCCCCTACTAGCCCTTTTGGCCCCCACTGCCATACTGCAGCCCTCTGACTGCTCCACTAAGCCTGGACGGTGCCACTTCCAGGTCCCCACCCTGGTTACACTTCCTCTGtaaccacagcacaggccctaacccagccctggctcagacGGCGCTGGAGGAGAAAGCCAGGGGCTGCCTCCACTCCCTGCTAAGGGTCCAGGCAGCAGGGTCTGTGGAATCCCCACTGCTTCCGCGTGTCCTTCTGGGCAGGGGGGTGGCACAGTTTAGAATGATATCTGAGAGCAGGGGAAGGGGCCGGGCTGAGAGTCTGAGGCCGCAGAGAGCACCCAGTCTGCCTCTTCCCCGTGtcacagagggggaggggggcggcggcAGGTGCAGGTGGGCTGCCTGCCAAGTGTCAGAAACCAGGACAAAGCCACAATGCCTGCGACCCAGCCTTGGGCTCCCCGCTTCCACTGTAACCCTTCCACGTGAAGAACCATCTCTTTTACTTCCAGGAGGTATtctgcttaaaaaagaaaacaacacaggAAAAACTAAAGCCAAGTCCTGGGTGTGAGCGAAGTGCAAAGTTAAAATTAAACCGAAAATTTGTACTTTGGGATTCGGCTCGCTCCCAATTCCACCGGCCATTTAAAAATACCCGAATGTGGTTACCCTCAAGTGCAACGAATGGAATTCCTCCGCCTGCATCAGGAGCTTGCGAATCCCCGAGACAAACCCACACTGGCCCCAGTGCTCCATCCCTCAGGTTTCAACACCCAGGAGCTGTCGGCGGAGAGCCCCAGAAGGTTCCCCAGAAGTCAGATATGCTCTGGCATGTCCTGAAAACACATGtccctggggccaagggtctgtCCCTCAGTCCTCCCCAGCGAGAGCTAAAGCGCCCATGAGCAGCACACACGCACCAAACTGGAGCTCGCCTCTCCCTTCCCGTATTGCAGCCCTGCCGCAGCCACCTCAAGACCGCTTCTGCCTCCAAAGGAGGTCTCTGTGACCCTGGGGATGGACGTGGTTAGCCTGGGCTACGGGGACAAGTCTCAACCTGGAAGCCAAAGATCCAACCGGCTGCCCGACCTCGGCTCTATCCCCAGGCaagtgcttctgcctctgccgcCAAGGGCACCGCGAATATCTGCGAAACCCATGCGGTGCAAATGCCAGCCTGGAAAAGggtcctggcccctcccactgccccacaaccATTCAGGCTCCAAAATACCACTTGCGAGGCCTTCCCTTCCCCCCAGGTCGCCCCACCCTCCTCCAGTCTcagggctccccccacccccgccactccCTTCCCCACAAATCTGGCTCAAGTCCCCCTCCCGCAAGCCCAGCCTGCGCATCCTGGGGCAGCAGGCAGCTGCTGCGTGAGAATCGTTTAATCGTGTATTAAGCATCTGATCCTCCTGGAGGTCAGCGGCTGTCCTTCCCCGTAATCAGCCTAGCGGGAGCACACGCCGCAGCAACTACCCGGCCACCGTCCCAGCCACTGTGCCAGGTGGGGACccaaggtggcagggactccaaccaCCATGAAACTGGAGCATAACCAGCAGAGCCCATGCAGAGGGAGCTTTACCTTTAACAAGCTACAATCCACACcacaccagcaccagcagcaccagcagcacgatgctgtgc
This window harbors:
- the ANP32A gene encoding acidic leucine-rich nuclear phosphoprotein 32 family member A, producing the protein MDMNKRIHLELRNRTPSDVKELVLDNCRSNEGKIEGLTDEFEELEFLSTINVGLVSVANLPKLNKLKKLELSDNRISGGLDVLAEKCPNLTHLNLSGNKIKDLSTIEPLKKLENLKSLDLFNCEVTNLNDYRENVFELLPQLTYLDGYDRDDKEASDSDAEGYVEGLDDDEEDEDEEEDEDEELFDEDAQVVEDEEDEEEEEEGEEEDVSAEEEEDEEGYNDGEVEEEEEEDGGEEERGQKRKREPEDEGDEDD